A genomic window from Pseudanabaena yagii GIHE-NHR1 includes:
- a CDS encoding IS4 family transposase, translated as MKEINLFREKLQQHLQWNRARLAFVSMFLIALMRVKTVNLAEIATGFSGYAKVESHYKRLQRFFRDFEVDYEKIALMVVKVMQIPEPWVISIDRTDWEFGKTVFNVLTLGIVHYGIAFPLVWMMLDKKGNSNTRERCELCNRFLEIFGDRKIDFLSADREFVGEDWLDYLLCEPCNRFRIRIRKNTLLNDGQKKLRADICFQDLQVGQSKVLSKPRKVWNHWLRIAAMRLDDGDLLIVATTHDPDTAIADYAKRWAIETLFGCFKTRGFCLESTHLQDPERLSKLIALLTLALCWAFSSGLWLAQLNPLKPKKHGRLPKSIFRLGFDFLRHIIFDLHLNSQAFFNSIKFLSCT; from the coding sequence ATGAAAGAGATTAACCTATTCCGAGAAAAGTTGCAGCAACATCTGCAATGGAATAGAGCAAGACTAGCCTTTGTGTCCATGTTCTTGATCGCGCTAATGCGAGTAAAGACAGTAAACCTAGCTGAAATTGCCACAGGATTTAGTGGTTATGCCAAAGTCGAATCACACTATAAGAGGTTACAGAGATTTTTTCGAGACTTTGAAGTGGACTATGAAAAGATCGCACTCATGGTCGTCAAAGTCATGCAAATCCCCGAACCTTGGGTAATTTCTATCGACCGCACCGATTGGGAATTCGGTAAAACCGTGTTTAATGTGCTGACATTGGGAATAGTGCATTACGGTATTGCATTCCCGTTGGTATGGATGATGCTGGACAAAAAAGGTAACTCAAACACCCGTGAGCGCTGTGAATTGTGTAATCGATTTCTGGAAATATTTGGAGACCGCAAAATCGACTTTTTGAGTGCAGACCGAGAGTTTGTCGGTGAGGATTGGTTAGATTACTTGTTGTGTGAACCATGTAACCGTTTTCGTATCCGCATTCGTAAAAATACTTTGCTCAATGACGGGCAGAAAAAACTGCGTGCCGACATTTGTTTTCAAGACCTCCAAGTTGGTCAGTCCAAAGTATTGTCCAAGCCCAGAAAGGTTTGGAACCATTGGCTTCGTATAGCCGCTATGCGTCTTGATGATGGCGATTTATTAATTGTCGCGACGACTCATGACCCTGATACGGCTATTGCTGACTATGCTAAGCGTTGGGCTATTGAGACTTTATTCGGGTGCTTTAAAACCCGTGGCTTTTGTTTGGAGTCCACTCATCTTCAAGATCCTGAACGTCTTTCCAAACTAATTGCTTTGCTTACTCTGGCTTTATGTTGGGCTTTTTCTTCTGGGCTTTGGTTGGCTCAACTAAATCCCCTCAAGCCTAAAAAACACGGTCGTCTTCCTAAAAGCATTTTTCGCCTTGGTTTTGATTTCCTTCGTCACATCATCTTTGACTTACATCTCAATTCTCAAGCCTTCTTTAACTCCATTAAATTTTTGTCCTGTACTTAG
- a CDS encoding YtxH domain-containing protein → MSNGAGKFFGGVIVGTVIGAAVGILFAPRSGKETRQVLKRSAKDLPKLAEEVSANVQYQADRLTVQAQRTIDEALIRLQEAIATGQEASRKLQDELILSMANTSNNSSIEIDDIPVEDED, encoded by the coding sequence ATGTCAAACGGCGCAGGTAAATTTTTTGGTGGAGTAATCGTGGGTACTGTAATCGGTGCGGCAGTAGGTATTTTATTTGCACCCCGCTCAGGTAAAGAAACTCGTCAGGTTCTAAAGCGATCAGCTAAAGACCTACCCAAACTAGCTGAGGAAGTCAGTGCTAATGTGCAATATCAAGCCGATCGCTTGACTGTGCAGGCTCAACGTACTATTGATGAGGCTCTGATAAGATTGCAAGAGGCGATCGCGACTGGGCAGGAGGCTAGCCGCAAACTCCAAGATGAATTAATTCTCTCGATGGCAAATACATCTAATAACTCATCCATCGAAATAGACGATATTCCAGTTGAAGATGAAGATTAG
- a CDS encoding DUF433 domain-containing protein, with product MKTIAGLDRITFDPKIMAGQACIRGMRIPVSVVINLIANGLSTAEIIEDYPYLEPEDIQQALRYAAWLTQERVIFWQIPQAV from the coding sequence ATGAAAACAATAGCAGGACTAGATCGCATAACCTTTGACCCCAAAATTATGGCAGGTCAAGCTTGCATTCGCGGAATGCGGATACCCGTATCAGTAGTCATCAACCTCATCGCCAACGGCTTATCAACAGCCGAAATAATTGAAGACTATCCCTATCTCGAACCAGAAGACATTCAGCAAGCGCTTAGATATGCCGCTTGGCTCACTCAAGAGCGAGTCATCTTTTGGCAAATCCCCCAAGCAGTATGA
- a CDS encoding type II toxin-antitoxin system RelE/ParE family toxin — protein sequence MRELVLTPKFKRAFRKFVKRNSQLEPRLIQILQLMKEDVFATQLSTHSLQGKLAGLKACSCGYDCRILFTIEISEEQTEVIVLLDIGTHDEVY from the coding sequence ATGAGAGAACTAGTTTTAACGCCAAAATTCAAACGAGCATTTCGGAAATTTGTCAAGCGTAATTCTCAGCTTGAACCAAGACTAATTCAAATATTACAATTGATGAAAGAGGACGTTTTTGCAACCCAGTTAAGTACCCATTCACTGCAAGGAAAATTAGCAGGATTAAAAGCCTGTTCCTGTGGCTATGACTGTAGAATTTTATTTACTATAGAAATTTCTGAAGAACAGACAGAAGTAATAGTTCTACTTGATATTGGTACTCACGATGAAGTCTACTAG
- a CDS encoding NACHT C-terminal helical domain 2-containing protein, with protein MQQSSPEILEELVSHLFDKKWREVFLLTVEMSPQRSANHLLLKMKIAIDNLLAEDEKLQSFLHWVNEKSIAVTSPYKLEAIRAYYLSFYCFSFSISFTFAGEKQYEMSRELALDLDLSSNIDRNITRKKKIQHFNIKNINQKYEFDLFRTIETYMILLVNRELLRKGDLSFISREDNDVITMLKLFDSLHYDESLDLINYIQLNLERELQTAFDHILKYTKTIKGDREYQCLQDLRDLMPDPNQNLDSFNSWWLTNAQEWTEKLRLLIIQYYNIGHEWKFTEEQEQKLNNYYKANQLLVECMKSDCNVSREVRQKIENTLLLPLLHPDNQT; from the coding sequence GTGCAACAGTCTTCGCCAGAGATTTTGGAAGAGCTAGTTTCACACTTATTTGATAAAAAGTGGCGTGAGGTATTTTTGTTAACAGTAGAAATGTCACCTCAACGTAGTGCTAATCATTTGTTATTAAAAATGAAGATAGCAATTGATAATTTATTGGCAGAGGATGAGAAGTTACAAAGCTTTTTGCACTGGGTTAATGAAAAGTCTATAGCAGTGACATCTCCCTATAAACTTGAAGCAATTCGAGCTTACTACTTGTCATTTTATTGTTTTTCTTTCAGTATTAGCTTTACATTCGCTGGTGAGAAGCAATATGAAATGAGTAGAGAACTTGCACTTGATCTTGATCTTTCTTCTAATATAGATAGAAATATTACGCGCAAAAAGAAGATTCAACATTTCAATATAAAAAATATTAATCAAAAATACGAATTTGACCTTTTTAGAACGATAGAAACATATATGATATTACTTGTTAACCGTGAACTTCTTAGGAAAGGTGATCTATCTTTCATAAGTAGGGAAGACAATGATGTTATCACTATGCTAAAGCTTTTTGACTCATTACATTACGATGAAAGTCTTGACCTTATCAACTATATTCAGCTTAATCTAGAAAGAGAATTGCAAACTGCATTTGATCATATTCTTAAATATACAAAGACAATTAAAGGAGATAGAGAATATCAGTGCCTACAAGATCTAAGAGATTTAATGCCTGATCCGAATCAAAATTTAGATTCTTTTAACTCTTGGTGGTTAACTAATGCTCAAGAATGGACTGAAAAGCTGCGTTTATTAATTATTCAGTATTACAATATTGGACATGAGTGGAAATTTACAGAAGAACAAGAACAAAAATTAAACAATTACTATAAAGCCAATCAACTTTTAGTGGAATGCATGAAGAGTGATTGTAATGTTAGTCGTGAAGTTAGACAGAAAATAGAAAATACATTGCTTTTACCTTTGTTGCATCCTGACAATCAGACGTAG
- a CDS encoding DUF5615 family PIN-like protein, with product MFKLYADEQFPLPVVKILRALGYDILTVQDAGKAEQKIPDPEVLHYAISPNRAILTMNRRDFIRLHAQTPQHKGIVISRSSTNWEKIAQAIHNHLSQFETIEKQFIRIKLPSI from the coding sequence ATGTTCAAACTCTATGCAGATGAGCAATTCCCATTGCCTGTCGTCAAAATTTTGCGTGCTTTAGGGTATGACATTCTGACCGTACAAGACGCAGGAAAAGCAGAACAAAAAATACCCGACCCTGAAGTCCTGCACTATGCCATTAGCCCCAATCGAGCCATCTTAACCATGAATCGTCGGGATTTTATTCGTTTACACGCACAAACACCTCAACATAAAGGCATCGTGATTAGTCGAAGTAGCACCAACTGGGAAAAAATTGCCCAAGCCATACATAATCATCTCTCTCAATTTGAGACTATAGAAAAACAATTCATTAGAATCAAATTACCATCGATATAA
- a CDS encoding DUF948 domain-containing protein — MSEAIFLLGLSFLLVVVCLTILLLTAIPTFQELGKAANSVVRLADTLTRELPATLEAIRMTGLELSELSDELNQGAKSAGEAVKQVNDGIKGVRQSASSATIATKSAFAGIKAGLKSLGRPRRQRRSDPYQEKIRSNNQSIRDLESFSDDEDDASNQGRLITPDDIRSEGFMGDLNSED, encoded by the coding sequence ATGTCAGAAGCTATCTTCCTACTAGGTTTATCATTTTTATTAGTGGTCGTTTGCCTGACAATTCTTCTGCTCACGGCAATTCCTACATTCCAAGAGTTAGGGAAAGCTGCTAATAGCGTAGTTCGCTTAGCTGATACCTTGACTAGAGAACTACCTGCCACCCTTGAAGCCATTCGTATGACTGGTTTAGAGCTAAGTGAGCTAAGTGATGAACTAAATCAAGGTGCAAAAAGTGCAGGTGAGGCAGTTAAGCAGGTTAATGATGGGATCAAAGGTGTACGCCAGAGTGCATCTAGTGCCACGATCGCTACTAAGAGTGCATTTGCTGGTATTAAGGCTGGTTTAAAATCTTTGGGTCGTCCGCGTCGTCAAAGGCGCTCAGATCCCTATCAAGAAAAAATCCGCAGCAATAATCAATCGATTCGTGATTTAGAAAGCTTTAGCGATGATGAAGATGATGCTTCTAATCAAGGAAGATTAATTACACCCGATGACATCCGTTCTGAGGGGTTTATGGGTGATTTAAATTCAGAAGATTAA
- a CDS encoding peroxiredoxin — protein sequence MAVIETVPSVVFKTRVRDESVGGPNPYRWEDKTTGDLFAGKKVVVFSLPGAFTPTCSSNHLPRYEELYDEFKALGVDAVICVSVNDAFVMFKWGKEIGAKNVFLLPDGAGEFTRKMGMLVDKSNIGFGLRSWRYSMFVNDSKIEKIFVEPGFSDNCPTDPFEVSDADTMLAYLKGAAPAGVSAPRLAFEG from the coding sequence ATGGCAGTTATCGAAACCGTACCAAGCGTTGTATTTAAGACTCGTGTACGTGATGAGTCCGTAGGTGGGCCTAATCCTTATCGTTGGGAAGACAAAACCACTGGAGATCTTTTTGCTGGTAAAAAAGTAGTAGTTTTCTCTCTCCCTGGTGCATTTACTCCTACCTGCTCCTCCAACCACTTACCTCGCTATGAAGAGCTTTATGATGAATTCAAAGCGCTAGGTGTTGATGCAGTTATTTGTGTATCTGTTAACGATGCTTTCGTAATGTTCAAGTGGGGCAAAGAAATCGGAGCTAAGAATGTATTCTTGCTACCCGATGGTGCTGGCGAATTTACCCGCAAGATGGGTATGTTGGTTGACAAGTCCAACATTGGTTTCGGTCTTCGCTCTTGGCGCTATTCCATGTTCGTAAACGATAGCAAGATTGAGAAGATCTTCGTTGAGCCTGGTTTCTCTGATAACTGCCCAACCGATCCTTTTGAAGTCTCTGACGCTGACACCATGTTGGCTTACTTGAAGGGTGCTGCACCTGCTGGTGTTTCTGCTCCTCGCTTAGCATTTGAAGGTTAA
- a CDS encoding DUF433 domain-containing protein: protein MTLKELEPQLLALSPTEKSQAIQLILNSLLNSWHGIEKTLNVCGGDACIRNTRIPVWLLVSYQQQGLSDAKILEAYPTLNAVDLANAWIYAESHPQEIATAILENEAD, encoded by the coding sequence ATGACACTTAAAGAACTAGAACCTCAACTACTCGCACTCTCACCCACAGAAAAATCCCAAGCAATTCAACTAATCCTTAATAGCTTATTAAATAGTTGGCACGGCATTGAGAAAACATTAAACGTATGTGGCGGTGATGCCTGTATCCGTAACACCAGAATCCCCGTTTGGCTATTAGTCAGCTACCAACAACAAGGGCTTAGTGACGCAAAAATATTAGAAGCATATCCAACCCTAAACGCCGTTGATCTAGCAAATGCTTGGATATACGCCGAAAGCCATCCCCAAGAAATTGCCACAGCAATCCTTGAAAACGAGGCAGATTAG
- the dnaX gene encoding DNA polymerase III subunit gamma/tau, with the protein MGYEPLHHKYRPQIFADLVGQEAIAHTLTNALNTKRIAPAYLFTGARGTGKTSSARIMAKSLNCLSSDSPTPHPCGKCELCHSIANGNALDITEIDAASNTGVDNIRELIERAQFAPVKARFKVYIIDECLTGDTLVQTDTGLMRIDNQDLLGKQVLSYNEFLSTWEYKKVLRWLDRGVKPTLIIKTNQRSLQCTGNHLIRTESGWTAASNIKVGMNILSPAPVDAGKGLKSLNSYFKKVEDYRASCPTGSDIPTKKVTESGNAAQTIIVQQQEQSPLKYWDSSMAHYWEMLPLPTQISIVDSQELLGHTVINKKSGWNTKLVDCQNYAQISVLPRMMAMGISQSVAAPCAIPNSIPYLMWLSPQELPKTFLWNGLSKLLLKVWHGGIWMMERLCSPQREVQPFTYLQKDILGKKINLLNLGCSQSDMQLKFSPTQEELKPITTFAWGQMPVENGCQIYSNTLSPQWSTNLERVESVTVVGDEPVYDIEVEDNHNFVANGLLVHNCHMLSTAAFNALLKTLEEPPDRVTFILATTDPQRVLPTIISRCQRFDFRRIPLDSMVKHLGKIAANENINIHIEALTLVAQIAQGGLRDAESLLDQLSLLDGEITVEAVWDLVGSVPEQDLLSLIEAIATDHSTQLIDYVRRIMDRGREPLIVLQNLANVYRDLLIAKTASDRSDLVAMTSSGWERLVQLAQTLPTPNILLGQQHLRSAELQIRNSTQPRLWLEVTLMGLLPSAQGAIALSHPQSSNTFTSQATPPRNISPQPISQLTKQNPIPQASSNPKQDLPSVAPETISHLPIEQPVTKNSPETSIPASISLPNVEAPISSRNDDLNDFASVGYDLDQLWQNLLPMLPSPTRAIFVQMEARFLEVDTNSVKIGLGGKRDETTKNIAVQKRPELENACSQLLKRPIKVMFKFIASPSPSEQTQVQVPAPLPHSPAISPPPPSQNSQVPSPNPVIQPATAIAPPMPSINSSTNQPEPPAPTQPRGFAVLSEEERIVRNMAEFFNGQIIDLDEEANDQVSSEQIN; encoded by the coding sequence ATGGGCTATGAGCCACTCCACCACAAATATCGCCCGCAGATCTTTGCCGACCTCGTCGGACAAGAAGCGATCGCGCATACCCTAACCAATGCCTTAAATACTAAGCGCATCGCTCCTGCATACTTATTTACAGGCGCAAGGGGGACTGGCAAAACATCGAGTGCGCGGATCATGGCAAAGTCGCTCAATTGCCTAAGCTCTGATAGTCCTACTCCTCATCCCTGCGGCAAGTGTGAGCTATGCCATAGTATTGCAAATGGCAACGCCCTAGATATTACCGAAATCGACGCAGCAAGTAATACGGGTGTCGATAATATTCGCGAATTAATCGAACGCGCCCAATTTGCGCCAGTTAAGGCTCGGTTTAAGGTTTATATTATTGACGAATGTTTGACGGGCGATACCCTTGTCCAGACCGATACAGGTTTAATGCGTATTGACAATCAAGATCTGTTGGGGAAGCAGGTACTTAGCTATAACGAGTTTTTGTCAACATGGGAATACAAAAAGGTTTTACGTTGGCTAGATCGTGGCGTAAAACCTACGTTAATTATTAAAACCAATCAGCGATCGCTTCAATGTACAGGTAATCATTTAATTAGAACAGAATCAGGATGGACAGCAGCAAGCAATATCAAAGTTGGGATGAACATATTGTCCCCTGCGCCTGTGGATGCGGGGAAAGGCTTGAAGTCCCTCAATTCTTACTTCAAAAAGGTAGAGGATTACAGAGCATCTTGTCCTACTGGAAGCGACATCCCTACAAAAAAAGTCACGGAATCTGGGAACGCCGCACAGACAATTATCGTGCAGCAGCAGGAACAATCTCCGTTGAAATACTGGGACTCATCTATGGCACATTATTGGGAGATGCTGCCATTACCTACCCAAATAAGCATAGTCGATTCCCAAGAATTGCTTGGACACACGGTTATAAACAAAAAGAGTGGCTGGAATACAAAATTAGTAGATTGTCAGAATTACGCCCAAATTTCCGTATTGCCAAGAATGATGGCTATGGGGATATCTCAGTCTGTAGCAGCACCATGTGCCATCCCCAACTCAATACCGTATTTGATGTGGTTAAGTCCACAGGAACTACCAAAAACGTTTCTATGGAATGGCTTGAGCAAATTACTCCTGAAGGTTTGGCATGGTGGTATATGGATGATGGAGCGCTTATGCTCACCCCAGAGGGAAGTCCAACCATTCACTTATCTACAGAAGGATATTCTTGGGAAGAAAATCAACTTATTGAATCTTGGTTGCAGTCAATCGGATATGCAGCTAAAGTTCAGTCCTACACAAGAGGAACTAAAACCTATAACTACATTTGCATGGGGGCAAATGCCAGTAGAAAATGGCTGTCAGATCTACAGCAATACTCTATCCCCTCAATGGAGTACAAATTTGGAGAGGGTAGAATCTGTAACAGTCGTTGGTGATGAGCCAGTTTATGACATTGAAGTAGAAGACAATCATAACTTTGTCGCTAATGGGCTGCTAGTTCATAACTGTCATATGTTGAGCACAGCAGCATTTAATGCATTACTGAAAACCTTAGAAGAACCCCCCGATCGCGTTACCTTTATACTTGCTACAACCGACCCGCAGCGCGTATTACCGACAATTATTTCGCGTTGTCAGCGTTTTGACTTTCGGCGAATTCCCCTTGATTCGATGGTCAAGCATTTAGGGAAGATCGCCGCCAATGAGAACATTAATATTCATATTGAAGCCCTCACTCTCGTTGCCCAAATTGCACAGGGAGGACTACGTGATGCCGAATCTCTACTTGACCAGTTGAGTTTATTAGATGGAGAGATTACGGTTGAGGCAGTTTGGGATTTAGTTGGCTCTGTACCAGAACAGGATTTGCTGTCATTAATTGAAGCGATCGCCACAGATCATTCCACGCAATTAATTGACTATGTGCGGCGGATTATGGATCGGGGACGTGAACCCTTGATCGTGTTGCAGAACTTGGCGAATGTGTATCGGGATTTATTAATTGCGAAAACCGCCAGCGATCGCAGTGATCTCGTAGCAATGACCAGTTCAGGCTGGGAACGCCTAGTACAGCTAGCTCAGACCTTGCCAACTCCCAATATCTTGCTTGGTCAGCAGCATTTGCGATCGGCAGAATTACAAATTCGTAACTCCACCCAACCACGTTTGTGGTTAGAAGTGACCTTGATGGGTTTATTACCTTCTGCACAAGGCGCGATCGCGCTATCTCATCCGCAATCATCAAACACATTTACATCTCAGGCTACTCCTCCACGCAATATTAGCCCACAACCTATCTCTCAACTGACTAAACAGAATCCCATTCCACAGGCATCATCCAACCCAAAACAAGATTTACCATCTGTTGCTCCAGAGACGATTTCCCATCTTCCTATTGAACAGCCTGTTACAAAAAATAGCCCTGAAACATCTATCCCTGCTTCTATCTCTTTGCCAAATGTCGAAGCTCCAATTTCTTCTCGAAATGACGATCTAAATGATTTTGCTTCAGTGGGATATGACCTTGATCAACTATGGCAAAACCTTTTGCCAATGTTGCCATCACCAACGAGAGCAATCTTTGTGCAAATGGAAGCTCGCTTCTTAGAAGTTGATACCAATAGCGTCAAAATCGGTTTAGGCGGTAAGCGTGATGAAACCACTAAAAATATTGCTGTTCAAAAGCGTCCTGAGCTAGAAAATGCTTGCTCTCAATTGCTGAAACGCCCAATTAAGGTGATGTTTAAGTTTATTGCATCTCCTTCTCCATCAGAACAAACACAGGTACAAGTTCCTGCACCTTTACCCCACTCGCCAGCGATCTCACCTCCCCCACCAAGCCAAAATTCACAAGTACCATCCCCCAATCCAGTCATTCAGCCTGCTACAGCGATCGCTCCACCAATGCCGTCGATAAACTCATCTACAAATCAACCCGAACCTCCTGCGCCGACACAACCCAGAGGATTTGCTGTTTTATCGGAAGAAGAGAGGATTGTGAGGAATATGGCAGAATTCTTTAATGGACAGATTATCGATCTTGATGAAGAAGCAAACGACCAAGTGAGTTCAGAACAAATTAATTAA
- a CDS encoding Fur family transcriptional regulator, with the protein MQKQADRVVQILKSKGLRVTPQRFAVYANLLDRQDHPTAEQILNDLNQNAPTSSQATVYLSLQTLRDAGLVREVLLEQGVCRYDANVEPHHHFRCKCCGEIEDIAWNAFEGLGFQQIRSGLKVDNYEVTVSGICDRCNQ; encoded by the coding sequence ATGCAAAAGCAAGCGGATCGGGTAGTACAAATTTTGAAATCTAAGGGGTTGCGGGTCACGCCACAACGCTTTGCCGTTTATGCAAACTTACTCGATCGCCAAGATCACCCTACTGCTGAGCAAATTTTGAACGATCTCAACCAAAATGCCCCCACCTCATCACAGGCAACGGTTTATCTGTCGTTGCAAACTTTGCGAGATGCAGGACTCGTCCGCGAAGTCTTATTAGAACAAGGCGTATGTCGCTATGATGCCAATGTGGAGCCACATCACCACTTCCGATGCAAATGCTGTGGTGAAATCGAAGATATTGCGTGGAATGCCTTTGAAGGACTAGGCTTCCAGCAAATTCGGTCAGGACTAAAAGTTGATAATTATGAAGTGACCGTCAGCGGTATCTGCGATCGCTGCAACCAATGA
- a CDS encoding NAD(P)/FAD-dependent oxidoreductase: MKLSSKNLNERLDTVYDAIVVGGGMGGLSAAIYLARYGLKCLIVEKGKGRSLWMQDLRNYVGLDPTTPGRDILNHGTKTAVDWGADHLRGYVEEVVDEGETFAVKVKVGKTNSIYPIFRSKYLIAASGIIDNLPQLEDMQNVYDYAGYTLHVCMICDGFDMWDQKAVLIANTEGQIGAAFVLNWFTPYISVLTHGLCEVSDKTKQKLAEHGYPLYEAPIAKFHGENHQLSGVELTDGTIVEATTGLVGMGSIYHNQYLKGIEGLEYDGQNLVTNDMCKTSHDRIFALGDLKRGLNQVSIAVADGTLAATQIWRNIRRASPPRKWEENIKVPATLT, from the coding sequence ATGAAACTCTCTAGCAAAAATCTAAACGAGCGCCTTGATACTGTCTACGATGCGATCGTGGTTGGTGGTGGCATGGGTGGACTATCGGCGGCAATCTATTTGGCTCGCTATGGTCTGAAGTGCCTAATTGTCGAAAAAGGCAAGGGGCGATCGCTATGGATGCAAGATTTACGTAATTATGTCGGACTTGACCCCACCACCCCAGGGCGCGACATTTTAAATCATGGTACAAAGACGGCTGTGGATTGGGGAGCCGATCATTTGCGTGGCTATGTCGAAGAAGTCGTCGATGAAGGCGAAACCTTTGCCGTGAAAGTAAAAGTTGGCAAAACTAACAGTATTTATCCTATATTTCGTAGCAAGTATTTAATTGCCGCTTCAGGAATTATCGACAATTTGCCCCAATTAGAAGATATGCAAAATGTCTATGATTATGCAGGCTATACGCTTCATGTCTGCATGATCTGCGATGGTTTTGATATGTGGGATCAGAAAGCTGTGTTAATCGCGAATACAGAAGGACAAATTGGTGCTGCCTTTGTCTTAAACTGGTTCACTCCCTATATTTCTGTCTTGACTCACGGATTATGTGAAGTTAGCGATAAAACAAAACAGAAGCTTGCAGAGCATGGCTATCCCTTGTACGAAGCCCCGATCGCTAAATTCCACGGTGAAAATCATCAACTCAGTGGTGTAGAACTTACCGACGGCACAATTGTGGAAGCAACCACTGGCTTAGTGGGTATGGGTTCGATTTACCACAATCAATACCTCAAGGGCATTGAAGGGTTGGAATATGATGGGCAGAATCTTGTGACTAATGATATGTGCAAGACTAGCCACGATCGCATTTTTGCCCTTGGCGATTTGAAGAGAGGCTTGAATCAAGTTTCGATCGCTGTAGCGGATGGAACTTTAGCCGCAACTCAAATTTGGCGAAATATCCGCCGTGCTAGTCCTCCTCGCAAATGGGAAGAAAATATCAAAGTTCCTGCTACTTTGACCTAA
- a CDS encoding DUF5615 family PIN-like protein yields MKFLGDMGISPRTIALLREQGYDAIHLIEENLEKMTDPNILEKARQEERILLTVDLDFAQLLAISGESLPSVILFRLGNVSREVVNRHLLAIINDYATELTNGVIISVSDVSIRLRYLPI; encoded by the coding sequence ATGAAATTCTTAGGTGATATGGGCATCTCTCCCCGCACAATTGCACTTTTGAGAGAACAAGGCTATGACGCAATCCACCTGATTGAAGAGAATCTAGAAAAGATGACAGATCCCAATATTTTAGAAAAAGCTCGCCAAGAGGAACGAATATTACTTACTGTAGATTTAGACTTTGCCCAACTATTAGCAATTAGCGGCGAAAGCTTACCCAGTGTTATTTTATTTCGTCTAGGAAATGTAAGCAGAGAAGTCGTTAACCGTCATTTGTTAGCAATCATTAATGACTATGCCACAGAACTTACAAATGGTGTAATCATCTCTGTAAGCGATGTTTCAATTCGATTAAGATACTTACCGATTTAA